The Candidatus Methylomirabilota bacterium genomic interval GCCCGCACGACGTCGATGGCCTCGCTCACCCGCGCGCCACGCTCGCGATGCGGCACGCCGCAGGCCTCGAACTCCTTGGGGTTCTCGCCTCCCACCCCCACTCCGAAGATCAGCCGGCCGCCGGACAGCGCATCGAGCGTCGCCGTGATCTTGGCCGCGACCGCGGGCGGGCGCAGGGCGAGCAGAAAGACGGCGCTGCCCAGCTTGATGCGCTCGGTGATCGAGGCATACGTGGCCAGCAAGGTGAGCGACTCGTAGAGCGGCAGGTTGAAGGAGACGTGATCGCCGCACCAGACGGAATCGAACCCCAGCGCCTCCACCCGGCGCACCAGGTCGAACTGCTCGCGCGGAGGGTGCAGGGACAGGAACGCGCCGAACGAGATCACCGGGGGAACGCCTCGCGCAGACCTCCGTCCACCGTGATCGTGCAGCCGGTGGTCTTGGCCGACCGGTCGCCGGCCAGGAATAGCACTGCTTCGGCCACGTCCTCGGGCAGCACTCTGACCCCGAGCAAGTTACGCTTGCGGTAGAAGTCTTCCAGCGCTTCGACGGGGATTCCCTGGGCGGCTGCCCGCTGGCGCCTCACCTCCTCGGACCAGAGCTTCGAGTCCTGGAAGATTGCATCGGGGTTCACGATG includes:
- a CDS encoding TIGR03619 family F420-dependent LLM class oxidoreductase, which gives rise to MISFGAFLSLHPPREQFDLVRRVEALGFDSVWCGDHVSFNLPLYESLTLLATYASITERIKLGSAVFLLALRPPAVAAKITATLDALSGGRLIFGVGVGGENPKEFEACGVPHRERGARVSEAIDVVRALWRDTPATFKGRFTRFEGVSIDPKPVQPGGPPIWIGGRSDAALTRAGRQGDGWVSYVVT